The following are encoded in a window of bacterium genomic DNA:
- the menH gene encoding 2-succinyl-6-hydroxy-2,4-cyclohexadiene-1-carboxylate synthase, with protein MPRLPVNGVNLNVEQAGAGPPLVLLHGFTGSAAGWAEHAEAFAQSHATVAVDLLGHGLSDAPDDPVRYGIGYATEDVLSVLDALGIQRAGLLGYSMGGRVAISLAVVAPERLSALFLESASPGIRDAGARRERVVADGALAAAIEQDGVEPFVDRWERLPLFASQAALPDEARRDLRALRLRNNPTGLANSLRGLGQGVQPPVHEYLQQICVPTLLIAGGLDPAYCALGEEMRALIPQARLEVVPGAGHAVHLEQPERFRALVLEFLNQVRELR; from the coding sequence ATGCCCAGGCTTCCCGTGAACGGGGTGAATCTCAACGTCGAGCAGGCCGGCGCAGGCCCTCCGCTCGTGCTGTTGCACGGTTTCACCGGCAGTGCCGCGGGTTGGGCAGAGCACGCCGAGGCCTTCGCGCAGAGCCACGCCACCGTGGCGGTGGATCTTCTGGGGCACGGCCTGTCCGACGCGCCGGACGATCCTGTACGCTACGGGATCGGCTACGCCACCGAGGACGTCCTTAGCGTGCTCGACGCCCTGGGGATTCAGCGGGCGGGCCTGCTGGGCTACTCGATGGGCGGCCGCGTCGCGATCTCACTGGCGGTCGTGGCCCCTGAGCGGTTGTCTGCGCTGTTTTTGGAAAGCGCCTCTCCTGGGATCCGCGATGCCGGCGCCCGCCGCGAGCGCGTCGTGGCGGACGGCGCCTTGGCGGCGGCGATTGAGCAAGATGGGGTTGAGCCGTTCGTGGATCGCTGGGAGCGCCTGCCGTTGTTTGCGAGCCAGGCCGCGCTGCCTGATGAGGCGCGCCGGGATCTCCGCGCCCTTCGGTTGCGGAACAATCCCACCGGCCTGGCGAACAGCCTGCGCGGGCTGGGACAGGGCGTGCAGCCGCCCGTGCACGAGTACCTCCAGCAGATCTGTGTGCCCACGCTGCTGATAGCGGGCGGGCTCGATCCCGCCTACTGCGCGCTGGGAGAGGAGATGCGCGCCCTGATCCCGCAGGCCCGGTTAGAGGTTGTACCTGGAGCAGGGCATGCCGTGCACCTGGAGCAGCCCGAGCGGTTCCGCGCGCTCGTGCTGGAGTTCCTTAACCAAGTGAGAGAGCTGAGGTGA
- the menB gene encoding 1,4-dihydroxy-2-naphthoyl-CoA synthase, producing the protein MPVKWARVKDYTDIIYEHSDGIAKITINRPEVRNAFRPETVKELMDAFADARDDSTVGVVLFTGAGDKAFCSGGDQRVRGDAGYVGGDKVPRLNVLDLQRQIRTLPKPVIAVVAGYAIGGGNVLATVCDLTIAADNAIFGQTGPKVGSFDAGYGSTYLARIVGHKKAREIWYLCRQYNAQEALAMGLVNVVVPLDQLEKEAVRWAKELLEKSPLALRLLKAAFNADTDGLAGLQQLGGDATLLYYMSEEAQEGRDAYLQKRRPNFKKFPRYP; encoded by the coding sequence ATGCCAGTGAAATGGGCGAGGGTCAAGGACTACACCGACATCATCTACGAGCACTCCGATGGGATCGCCAAGATTACCATCAACCGGCCCGAGGTGCGCAACGCCTTCCGGCCCGAAACGGTCAAGGAGTTGATGGACGCCTTTGCGGATGCGCGGGATGACTCCACCGTCGGGGTGGTGCTCTTCACCGGAGCCGGCGACAAGGCGTTCTGCTCCGGCGGCGACCAGCGCGTGCGGGGCGACGCGGGCTACGTTGGTGGGGACAAGGTCCCACGGCTGAACGTGCTCGATCTGCAGCGGCAGATCCGCACCTTGCCCAAGCCGGTGATCGCGGTAGTGGCCGGGTACGCCATCGGCGGCGGGAACGTCCTGGCCACGGTGTGCGACCTTACGATCGCGGCCGACAACGCGATCTTCGGGCAGACCGGTCCAAAGGTCGGCAGCTTCGATGCCGGATACGGCTCGACCTACCTGGCGCGGATCGTGGGCCACAAGAAGGCCCGCGAGATCTGGTACCTGTGCAGGCAGTACAACGCCCAGGAGGCGCTGGCGATGGGACTGGTGAACGTCGTTGTTCCTCTTGATCAGCTCGAGAAAGAGGCGGTCCGGTGGGCCAAGGAGCTGCTTGAGAAGAGCCCGCTGGCCCTGCGTTTGCTGAAAGCCGCGTTCAACGCCGACACCGACGGCCTGGCCGGGTTGCAGCAGCTTGGCGGCGACGCCACGCTGCTGTACTACATGTCGGAGGAGGCGCAGGAGGGCCGGGACGCCTACTTACAGAAGCGCAGGCCTAACTTCAAGAAGTTCCCAAGGTACCCGTAG
- a CDS encoding 1,4-dihydroxy-2-naphthoate polyprenyltransferase — protein sequence MNTPGAGSPWRAWVLAARVPTLTAAVAPVMVGTAAAAGGGMFAPLPAFAALIAAVSIQIATNLHNDALDFLQGADTAGRLGPARATQAGLLSPRQVLVGAYLCLGVAAAAGIYLVALRGWPLLVVGMMSMAAALAYTASPLRLGYRGLGDLFVFLFFGVVAVVGSDYVQSGEIRAVAVAASVPVGLLASAILVLNNLRDIDTDRAAGKRTLAVRLGPRATRAQYLFCLAGAMAAPAVMRLTGLLGSWFWLPWLAAPTMMGLVSTVLRHEDAAALVEALKRTARLLLIYGALLATSLLRGS from the coding sequence ATGAATACGCCGGGCGCGGGCAGTCCCTGGAGGGCATGGGTGCTCGCCGCGCGCGTGCCCACGCTCACCGCGGCGGTGGCGCCGGTCATGGTCGGCACCGCGGCCGCGGCCGGAGGCGGGATGTTCGCGCCGTTGCCCGCGTTTGCCGCGCTGATTGCCGCCGTCAGCATCCAGATCGCCACGAACTTGCACAACGACGCGCTCGACTTCCTACAGGGGGCCGACACCGCAGGCCGCCTGGGGCCCGCACGTGCTACCCAGGCCGGCCTGCTGTCGCCGCGGCAGGTGCTTGTCGGCGCCTACCTGTGTCTTGGTGTCGCAGCGGCCGCCGGCATCTACCTCGTGGCGCTGCGGGGATGGCCGCTGCTGGTGGTGGGGATGATGTCCATGGCCGCTGCCCTGGCGTACACCGCGAGCCCCCTGCGTCTGGGCTACCGCGGATTGGGAGACCTGTTTGTGTTCCTCTTCTTCGGGGTGGTGGCCGTCGTAGGCAGCGACTACGTGCAGAGTGGAGAGATACGCGCAGTGGCGGTGGCCGCCTCGGTGCCGGTGGGGTTGCTGGCCTCTGCCATCCTGGTACTCAACAACCTGCGCGACATTGACACCGACCGCGCGGCCGGAAAGCGGACGCTCGCAGTGCGGCTTGGTCCTCGCGCCACGCGCGCGCAGTATCTCTTCTGCCTGGCCGGAGCTATGGCTGCGCCTGCGGTGATGCGCTTGACAGGGCTGCTCGGATCGTGGTTCTGGCTACCCTGGCTGGCGGCGCCCACAATGATGGGGTTGGTGAGCACCGTGCTGCGGCACGAAGACGCCGCGGCCCTTGTCGAGGCGCTGAAGAGGACCGCGCGACTGCTCCTGATTTACGGGGCGCTGCTGGCCACGAGCCTCTTGCGGGGTTCATGA
- a CDS encoding isochorismate synthase: MNPQAVDVPAALTGRLRAAVDAAGQRAREVGHPVLAWAGTRIPAVDPIAIFDDAAGKHDRLLWIAPDRAICLVGIGSAWAVSTDGAGRFAEAGAAWQALLHDAVGDAGFTPIAMGHAQPGPVLMGGFAFAPQGPVSPEWEGFPAGLLTLPRICVASEGGETRLVLSRVVTPDGSVEHQADEAADEPVGAAPSVRSRQTTGEHPPGAAWKSRVAASAQAVRDGILRKVVLARSVRVRGGPFDPIAALRMLSDGYPGCTLFAVARGARCFLGATPERLVRVRGGEVSAMALAGTAPRGRDDGEDRRLGELLLASSKDRIEHAAVVDLLREDLAGACTEVSADDGPDLLKVANVQHLCTPLTAKIRPPLTLLDLVARLHPTPAVGGVPRETALEWIRRHEGLDRGWYAGPVGWVDQRGEGEFAVAIRSALLHGDEAVLFAGCGIVADSDPDQEYAESRLKLRPMLSALGIREESA, from the coding sequence GTGAATCCGCAGGCCGTTGACGTCCCGGCGGCGCTCACGGGCCGACTCCGGGCCGCGGTCGACGCCGCCGGTCAGAGGGCGCGTGAGGTCGGACATCCGGTGCTGGCCTGGGCCGGCACGCGCATCCCCGCCGTCGATCCGATCGCCATCTTTGACGATGCCGCCGGAAAGCACGACCGGTTGCTCTGGATAGCACCGGACCGTGCTATCTGTCTGGTGGGTATCGGCAGCGCTTGGGCGGTCTCGACCGACGGCGCGGGACGCTTCGCAGAAGCCGGTGCAGCATGGCAGGCGCTCCTGCACGACGCCGTCGGTGACGCGGGCTTTACTCCTATCGCGATGGGTCATGCTCAACCCGGCCCGGTTCTGATGGGTGGGTTTGCGTTCGCGCCCCAAGGCCCTGTCAGCCCCGAGTGGGAGGGCTTTCCGGCGGGTTTGCTGACCCTTCCCAGGATCTGCGTGGCGAGCGAGGGGGGCGAGACCCGGCTTGTTCTCTCGCGGGTGGTTACGCCCGATGGTTCCGTCGAACACCAGGCAGATGAGGCAGCCGACGAACCGGTCGGCGCTGCGCCGTCGGTCCGGAGCCGGCAGACGACTGGGGAACATCCTCCGGGCGCCGCCTGGAAATCCAGGGTCGCAGCGTCTGCGCAGGCCGTCCGGGATGGGATTCTCCGCAAGGTCGTCCTTGCGAGGTCGGTCCGGGTGCGCGGCGGTCCCTTTGATCCCATTGCCGCCCTCCGCATGCTGAGCGATGGCTATCCGGGCTGCACGCTCTTCGCAGTTGCGCGCGGTGCCCGGTGCTTCTTGGGCGCGACGCCGGAGCGCCTGGTCCGGGTGCGCGGCGGTGAGGTGAGCGCCATGGCCCTGGCCGGGACCGCTCCCAGGGGGCGCGACGATGGGGAGGACCGTCGGCTCGGAGAGTTGCTGCTGGCCAGCTCCAAGGACCGGATCGAGCACGCCGCCGTGGTGGACCTCCTGCGCGAGGATCTTGCCGGCGCGTGCACGGAGGTCTCGGCAGACGATGGGCCGGACCTGCTGAAGGTGGCCAACGTGCAGCATTTGTGTACCCCGCTGACGGCCAAGATTCGTCCCCCTCTGACGTTGCTGGATCTGGTTGCCCGGCTGCACCCTACCCCGGCCGTGGGAGGGGTCCCGCGCGAGACGGCGCTGGAGTGGATACGCAGGCACGAGGGCCTGGACAGGGGATGGTACGCCGGGCCGGTCGGCTGGGTGGACCAGAGGGGCGAAGGTGAGTTTGCGGTCGCCATCCGCTCGGCGCTGCTGCACGGCGACGAGGCGGTGCTCTTCGCGGGATGCGGAATCGTGGCGGATTCCGATCCCGATCAGGAGTACGCGGAGTCCCGCCTGAAGCTTCGGCCGATGCTCTCGGCTCTTGGAATACGAGAGGAGTCTGCATGA
- a CDS encoding threonine/serine dehydratase, with product MARDGRPGFADVLAARRAIAAFLRPTPVVTSPALDRLLGCRTFVKCENANPTRAFKIRGGINLVSRLTADERRRGVIAASTGNHGQSVALAAQIFGVRAIIGVPERANPDKVAAMREFGAEVIEVGRDFDEAREWVERTAAVEGYRYVHSGNEPLLIAGVGTASLELIEEVPDLEVVIVPVGGGSGASGHSIAAKAVSPGIKLVGVQAEGAPAVTRSWRERRIVSTDTMTTRAEGLATRSPFSLTLAMLWDGLDEMVLVSDEEMEDGIRILLDTTRQVAEHAGAAPVAAARRLGERIAGRKVGLILSGGNITLEALRAILSQQGTGRTQAKDEGSGER from the coding sequence ATGGCACGAGACGGGCGCCCTGGATTCGCGGATGTGCTTGCCGCCAGGCGTGCGATCGCCGCGTTCCTGCGCCCTACGCCGGTGGTTACCTCGCCTGCGCTGGACCGCCTCCTGGGCTGCCGCACATTCGTGAAGTGCGAGAACGCCAACCCCACCCGGGCGTTCAAGATCCGCGGCGGCATCAACCTGGTCTCGCGGCTGACCGCGGACGAGCGGCGGCGCGGCGTCATCGCGGCTTCCACGGGAAACCACGGACAGTCCGTCGCGCTGGCGGCGCAGATCTTCGGGGTCCGAGCGATCATTGGGGTGCCGGAACGGGCGAACCCCGACAAGGTGGCGGCGATGCGCGAGTTCGGCGCCGAGGTCATCGAGGTGGGCCGCGACTTCGACGAGGCCCGTGAGTGGGTGGAGCGAACGGCAGCGGTCGAGGGGTACCGGTACGTGCACTCGGGCAACGAGCCACTGCTCATCGCTGGGGTCGGAACGGCAAGTCTCGAGCTGATCGAGGAGGTGCCCGACCTGGAAGTTGTCATCGTGCCGGTCGGTGGCGGTTCAGGAGCCAGCGGACACTCCATCGCGGCCAAGGCGGTCAGCCCGGGGATCAAGTTAGTCGGCGTGCAGGCCGAGGGCGCTCCTGCCGTGACGCGCTCGTGGCGGGAGCGACGGATCGTCAGCACGGACACGATGACCACCAGGGCCGAGGGGCTGGCCACCCGCTCCCCGTTCTCCCTCACCCTGGCCATGTTGTGGGATGGGCTCGACGAGATGGTCCTGGTCAGCGACGAGGAGATGGAGGACGGAATCCGAATCCTACTGGATACAACCCGCCAGGTCGCCGAGCACGCCGGCGCGGCTCCGGTGGCCGCGGCACGACGCCTGGGGGAGCGCATCGCCGGTCGCAAGGTCGGATTGATTCTGAGCGGTGGGAACATAACCCTGGAAGCGCTACGCGCGATCCTGTCTCAACAAGGGACCGGTCGCACCCAGGCCAAGGACGAAGGGAGCGGTGAGAGGTGA
- a CDS encoding Xaa-Pro peptidase family protein: MNRLESATTRIRDHGLAALLVTTPANAYYLSRFRAEICTLPVVVVVSETPVLVVPELEEARARSTSVIGDILTYSDRQYGRQRGFTHLHLALAVALEALNESGVLGNESGVLGPIGFEAEGLSAEGFFTLRSRIPAQVVPTRGIVEEMRMVKDAGELELIRAAAELADHGIAAGIAACRPGSTRPEIGAEAAAAMMRAGAARHPERHVDAASRVTFGRDAARPYATDAGRALAAGDALVCSTVCAVDGYHAEAERTVLIETASDDQRRLYDVMLRAASAARAAILPGVPCLEVDRAAKAVVVEAGYGPRYTHMTGHGLGIERHELPSLAEGDDTILVPGMAISVGPEICVEGGDVFRHSDTVVVTGEGCEVLTLHPRHLEELTTRS, translated from the coding sequence ATGAACCGGCTGGAATCGGCCACGACCCGGATACGCGACCACGGCCTTGCAGCCCTGCTGGTCACCACGCCGGCCAACGCCTACTACCTGAGCCGGTTCCGGGCAGAGATCTGCACCTTGCCGGTCGTGGTTGTGGTCAGCGAGACCCCGGTGCTTGTCGTCCCGGAACTCGAGGAGGCGCGCGCCCGCAGCACCTCGGTGATCGGGGATATCCTCACCTACTCCGACCGGCAGTACGGCAGGCAGAGAGGCTTCACGCACCTGCACCTGGCACTTGCCGTCGCCCTCGAGGCGCTCAATGAGTCTGGCGTGTTGGGGAATGAGTCCGGTGTGTTGGGGCCGATCGGGTTCGAGGCGGAAGGGCTCTCGGCAGAGGGGTTCTTCACGCTGCGCAGTCGCATCCCGGCCCAAGTCGTGCCTACTCGCGGGATCGTCGAAGAGATGCGAATGGTGAAGGACGCGGGTGAGCTGGAGCTCATCCGCGCCGCCGCCGAATTGGCGGATCACGGGATTGCCGCGGGCATCGCGGCCTGCCGCCCCGGAAGCACCAGGCCGGAGATCGGCGCCGAGGCCGCCGCCGCGATGATGCGCGCAGGCGCCGCGCGGCACCCAGAGCGTCATGTGGACGCGGCATCGCGCGTTACATTCGGACGAGATGCTGCGCGGCCGTACGCGACGGATGCGGGCCGCGCGTTGGCCGCGGGCGACGCCTTGGTCTGCTCCACGGTCTGCGCGGTGGACGGGTATCATGCCGAGGCGGAACGGACGGTTCTGATCGAGACCGCCTCCGACGATCAGCGCCGCCTGTACGATGTCATGCTGCGTGCCGCCTCCGCGGCCCGCGCAGCGATACTGCCCGGAGTGCCCTGCCTGGAGGTGGACCGGGCGGCCAAGGCGGTCGTCGTAGAAGCCGGGTATGGACCGCGGTACACCCACATGACCGGGCACGGACTGGGAATAGAGCGCCATGAGCTTCCATCCCTGGCAGAAGGCGATGATACCATCCTCGTCCCGGGCATGGCGATTTCGGTTGGGCCGGAGATATGCGTCGAGGGCGGGGACGTATTCCGCCACTCCGATACGGTCGTGGTCACAGGCGAAGGGTGCGAGGTCCTCACCCTCCACCCCCGCCATCTCGAGGAGCTTACAACCCGCAGCTGA
- a CDS encoding TetR/AcrR family transcriptional regulator: MARRPNMESATRDRLIQAAMDVFARRGYHGTTVDDIVAASDSSKGSFYHYFPSKQGIFLILLDQLAVMVEAGVDHAIDREDGAMAKVEAALRVVLEVAAAHRDLARILLVESAALGHEFEQSRLGIHRRFAALIQRHLDRAVADGAIPAQDTHIAAAAWIGAINEVLTQQMALGVEVLAGLPSLRMVLLRSIGARINGESAGR; encoded by the coding sequence ATGGCCCGCCGCCCCAACATGGAGTCCGCAACCCGCGACCGCCTGATCCAGGCGGCCATGGATGTGTTCGCCCGGCGTGGGTACCACGGCACCACCGTGGACGACATCGTGGCCGCTTCCGATTCGTCCAAGGGCTCCTTCTACCACTACTTTCCCAGCAAGCAGGGGATCTTCCTGATACTCCTCGATCAACTCGCCGTCATGGTCGAGGCCGGAGTGGATCACGCCATTGACAGGGAAGACGGCGCGATGGCCAAGGTCGAGGCCGCGCTGCGGGTCGTGCTGGAGGTCGCCGCCGCGCACCGGGATCTGGCCAGGATACTGTTGGTCGAGTCGGCGGCGCTTGGACACGAGTTCGAGCAGAGCCGCCTCGGCATCCACAGGAGGTTCGCCGCCCTGATCCAGCGCCATCTCGATCGCGCAGTCGCCGACGGCGCGATTCCCGCGCAGGACACGCACATCGCCGCCGCCGCGTGGATCGGCGCGATCAATGAGGTGCTGACGCAGCAGATGGCTTTGGGCGTGGAAGTGCTGGCCGGGCTGCCGTCGCTGCGGATGGTGCTGTTGCGCAGCATCGGCGCGAGGATCAACGGTGAATCCGCAGGCCGTTGA
- a CDS encoding GNAT family N-acetyltransferase, producing the protein MTQTQVRQATARDVGEIVSIWGELAAHHTRLDEAFRPSRHWQEEYQRFIRDLLGREDARAVVAVEGGRVIGYGVGRISMLPAFFERRRRGYLHDVVVREPYRRRGVGRSLVETLLAWMQECDAPTVELTVAVLNEEAVAFWTRLGFAQYMYHFKRELR; encoded by the coding sequence ATGACGCAGACCCAGGTCAGGCAGGCAACCGCACGCGACGTGGGCGAGATCGTCTCCATTTGGGGCGAACTGGCGGCGCACCATACCCGGCTCGACGAAGCCTTCCGGCCGTCCCGGCATTGGCAGGAGGAGTACCAGCGCTTCATCCGGGACCTGCTGGGCCGGGAGGATGCCCGTGCCGTCGTGGCCGTGGAGGGCGGACGGGTTATCGGCTACGGTGTCGGACGGATCTCGATGCTGCCCGCGTTCTTCGAGCGGCGGCGGCGCGGCTACCTTCACGATGTGGTCGTCCGCGAGCCGTACCGGCGGCGGGGGGTCGGTCGTAGCCTGGTTGAAACGCTGCTGGCGTGGATGCAGGAATGTGACGCCCCAACCGTGGAACTGACAGTGGCCGTTCTGAACGAGGAAGCGGTGGCCTTCTGGACGCGTCTGGGATTTGCCCAATACATGTACCACTTCAAGCGCGAGCTGCGCTGA
- a CDS encoding histidine phosphatase family protein: protein MRTRLLLLRHGAVDWTRAAEGEPPLAAEGLRDVEIMAATLPHFNAITASPQSAARETAEIISQARGIPVAWREGLNEIMTAAPLTDAQAWADWADRLFESYRTSMDGESLADGTQRITAELRTIGDLGYGRTTLVVSHPIILLAFRAHIAQTAVMRDQVDGLPDLGLAIVDYLEGRFYLVEDFPVRR, encoded by the coding sequence GTGAGGACGCGCCTGCTGCTGCTCAGGCACGGTGCCGTGGACTGGACGCGGGCGGCAGAGGGCGAGCCACCGCTGGCGGCAGAGGGCCTGCGCGACGTGGAGATCATGGCGGCCACCCTTCCGCACTTCAACGCAATCACGGCCAGCCCTCAGAGTGCCGCACGGGAAACGGCGGAGATCATCAGCCAGGCCCGGGGTATACCGGTCGCCTGGCGCGAAGGGTTGAACGAGATCATGACCGCGGCCCCGCTCACCGACGCCCAGGCATGGGCGGACTGGGCGGACCGGCTCTTCGAGAGCTACCGGACCTCGATGGATGGCGAGTCCCTCGCCGACGGCACCCAGCGCATCACCGCTGAGCTGCGCACGATAGGCGACCTTGGGTACGGCCGCACCACCCTGGTGGTCAGCCATCCCATCATCCTGCTGGCTTTCCGGGCGCACATCGCCCAAACCGCGGTGATGCGCGACCAGGTGGACGGCCTCCCCGACCTAGGCCTGGCAATAGTGGACTACCTGGAAGGACGATTCTACCTGGTCGAGGACTTCCCGGTGAGGAGATAG
- the menD gene encoding 2-succinyl-5-enolpyruvyl-6-hydroxy-3-cyclohexene-1-carboxylic-acid synthase has protein sequence MNVPENATYAYIGAVVDELVRSGVTELCLCPGSRSTPIAVCAARHPGIRVWTLIDERSAGFFALGLAKGLRRPAALLSTSGTAAANFLPAVIEARYGRVPLVVLTADRPHELRETGGLQAIDQLRLYGTHAKWFADMAIPEATDELMRYARSVTSRAVAVAAGAPPGAVHLNFPLREPLVPVPAPDQLPPEEARANAAWGGRDGGRSYASSHTAQKAPEYGLASALASELAQRRRGLIVCGPSDDPALPDAVCRMAAALGYPVLADPLSQVRCGPHDRGPVVDGYDALLRMPGAIETLTPEVVLRFGAVPASKPLMRYLEMHGAVRQIVVDAGGEWNDPARVATEFVHADPVLFCRAVLGALGAPGAGQGAAGTGQSARGTHEWLALWQRLGARARDAISIRLGALAEPFEGKVFAELSDLLPDGAVLYVGNSMPVRDLDTFLPGTQRAVRFLGNRGASGIDGLVSSALGVAAGLGAESAGGGGPAGATRGTVVLVIGDLAFYHDLNGLLAAKLYGLNATVVLINNDGGGIFSFLPQAGYPEYFEALFGTPHGLDFRHAAGLYGASHALVESWEDFRARVREGISREGLSIVEVRTARDRNVLLHREVWQAVEAALRAELPPDALGGTS, from the coding sequence ATGAACGTCCCCGAGAACGCGACCTACGCCTACATAGGCGCCGTGGTAGACGAACTTGTGCGCTCGGGCGTGACCGAACTCTGTCTCTGCCCGGGGTCGCGTTCCACGCCCATCGCGGTGTGCGCGGCGCGTCATCCCGGTATCAGGGTGTGGACGTTGATTGACGAACGGTCTGCCGGGTTCTTCGCACTGGGACTGGCCAAGGGGCTGCGCCGTCCGGCGGCCCTGCTCTCGACCTCCGGCACCGCGGCGGCCAACTTCCTGCCCGCGGTCATCGAGGCGCGATACGGTCGGGTGCCGTTGGTGGTGCTCACGGCCGATCGTCCGCACGAACTGCGGGAGACCGGGGGGCTGCAGGCGATTGACCAGTTGCGCCTCTACGGGACGCACGCGAAGTGGTTTGCCGACATGGCAATACCGGAGGCCACCGACGAGTTGATGCGCTACGCCCGCAGCGTCACCTCGCGCGCGGTGGCGGTGGCCGCGGGCGCGCCTCCGGGCGCGGTGCACCTGAACTTCCCGTTGAGAGAGCCGCTGGTGCCGGTGCCCGCGCCGGATCAGCTCCCCCCAGAAGAGGCTCGGGCCAATGCGGCCTGGGGCGGCCGCGATGGCGGGCGGTCCTATGCCTCTTCCCATACCGCGCAGAAGGCGCCGGAGTACGGGCTTGCCTCCGCGCTGGCCTCGGAGCTGGCGCAGCGGAGGCGGGGCCTGATCGTGTGCGGGCCCTCGGACGATCCGGCGCTGCCGGATGCCGTCTGCCGGATGGCCGCGGCGCTGGGCTATCCGGTGCTGGCAGATCCCCTCTCGCAGGTGCGCTGCGGACCACACGACCGCGGCCCGGTGGTTGACGGCTACGATGCCCTGCTCAGGATGCCCGGCGCGATCGAGACGCTGACCCCGGAGGTCGTCCTGAGATTTGGCGCCGTGCCCGCGTCCAAACCGTTGATGCGGTATCTCGAGATGCACGGCGCGGTCCGGCAGATCGTGGTGGACGCCGGCGGCGAGTGGAACGATCCTGCGCGGGTGGCCACGGAGTTCGTGCACGCCGATCCGGTCTTGTTTTGCCGGGCGGTCCTCGGTGCGCTAGGCGCGCCTGGGGCGGGGCAGGGCGCGGCTGGGACAGGGCAGAGCGCGCGGGGGACGCATGAGTGGCTGGCGTTGTGGCAGCGTCTGGGAGCGCGGGCCCGGGACGCCATCAGTATCCGGCTGGGTGCGCTTGCAGAGCCGTTCGAGGGCAAAGTCTTCGCCGAGCTTTCCGATCTGCTGCCTGATGGCGCGGTACTCTATGTGGGCAACAGCATGCCGGTGCGCGACCTCGACACCTTCCTTCCGGGAACGCAGCGGGCGGTCCGGTTTCTGGGGAACCGCGGCGCCAGCGGGATTGACGGGCTGGTCTCAAGCGCGCTGGGCGTAGCGGCAGGACTTGGGGCGGAATCCGCCGGCGGTGGCGGGCCGGCCGGCGCAACCCGGGGCACGGTGGTCCTGGTGATCGGGGACCTGGCCTTCTACCACGACCTCAACGGGCTGCTGGCGGCCAAGCTGTACGGGCTGAATGCCACCGTCGTGCTGATCAACAACGACGGCGGCGGCATCTTCTCGTTCCTGCCGCAGGCGGGATATCCGGAATACTTCGAGGCGCTCTTCGGAACGCCGCACGGCCTCGACTTCCGCCACGCGGCCGGGCTGTACGGGGCGTCACATGCGCTCGTTGAGTCCTGGGAGGACTTCAGGGCGCGCGTGCGGGAAGGCATCTCCAGAGAGGGGCTCTCCATCGTTGAGGTGCGCACGGCGCGGGATCGCAACGTCCTCCTGCACCGCGAGGTCTGGCAGGCGGTCGAGGCCGCCCTGCGCGCCGAGCTGCCGCCCGATGCCCTGGGAGGAACTTCCTGA
- a CDS encoding inositol monophosphatase family protein: MSTTSRLGLSDTAAFALETAREAAALVMSILPESSSEKQVRLKTATDLVTRADHEAERLIATRIRARFPDHGLLGEEGTSNDGAGPCWVVDPVDGTANFAHGIPWFAVSIALEDRGLVQCGVIAVPPLDEYFVTERGRGAYLLGAGAEPVRLAVSETADLGAALVATGLPREPDRSWHLPTIGSLILRSLEVRIMGAAAIHLAYLAAGRLDAFWEPGLQPWDVAAGVLMVEEAGGRISDWSGRPLVSLKTEMLASNGALHPAMVQMLAGYSRAHSPG; encoded by the coding sequence ATGAGCACAACTTCCCGATTGGGTCTTTCCGACACGGCCGCGTTTGCCCTGGAGACTGCGCGCGAGGCCGCGGCGCTGGTGATGAGCATCCTGCCCGAGTCCTCTTCTGAGAAGCAGGTCCGCCTCAAGACCGCCACCGACCTGGTCACGCGGGCCGATCACGAAGCCGAGCGGTTGATCGCGACGCGCATCCGCGCGCGGTTTCCAGACCACGGGCTACTGGGCGAGGAAGGCACCTCGAACGACGGAGCAGGTCCCTGCTGGGTGGTGGACCCAGTGGACGGGACCGCCAATTTTGCGCACGGCATTCCCTGGTTCGCGGTCTCGATCGCGCTGGAGGACCGCGGGTTGGTACAGTGCGGCGTGATCGCGGTTCCGCCACTCGACGAGTACTTCGTGACAGAGCGCGGCCGAGGCGCCTATCTGCTGGGCGCCGGCGCCGAGCCCGTCAGGTTGGCGGTCTCCGAAACGGCGGACCTGGGAGCGGCGCTGGTAGCAACCGGACTCCCGCGCGAGCCCGATCGGAGTTGGCACTTGCCGACCATCGGTTCACTCATCCTGCGCTCTCTGGAGGTACGGATTATGGGCGCGGCGGCGATCCACCTGGCGTACCTGGCGGCAGGTCGCCTCGACGCCTTCTGGGAGCCCGGGCTCCAGCCGTGGGATGTCGCCGCCGGAGTTCTAATGGTCGAGGAGGCCGGCGGTAGGATCAGCGACTGGTCAGGGCGGCCGCTGGTTTCGTTGAAGACCGAGATGCTGGCGTCCAACGGCGCACTACATCCTGCCATGGTGCAGATGCTCGCAGGATACTCGCGCGCGCATTCCCCCGGTTAG